The proteins below come from a single Papaver somniferum cultivar HN1 chromosome 11, ASM357369v1, whole genome shotgun sequence genomic window:
- the LOC113324137 gene encoding uncharacterized protein LOC113324137 — protein MGQLATDVNLLKAKESTKLPSQPFVNPRESNSISLRSGKQVEKPNQQDKVHEKLVEDKEETTPKDNSKEPVPTFTTPPPFPSLFSKSKKELEYKDIWDILKKVQVNIPLIEPIRQIPRCAKFLKDLCMNKKRLKGNEVMSVGENASPFILKKLPPKLKDPGSFTIPCTIGKTRFTRALLDLGASINVNEIVFPTDFYVLDMNDENSPKSTPLLLGRPFLRTAGTKIDVQNGTLTMEFDGAVIHFNIFETMIYPSDVKSCFPIKEIDAG, from the exons atgggacaattggcGACCGATGTGAACCTATTGAAAGCTAAAGaatccacaaagcttccttcacaaccatttgtgaatccaagagagagtAACTCAATTTCCTTGAGGAGTGGAAAACAAGTGGAGAAACCAAATCAACAAGATAAGGTGCATGAAAAGTTAGtcgaagacaaagaagaaacCACACCAAAGGATAATtccaaggaaccggttcctacTTTCACCACTCCACCCCCGTTTCCTAGCCTATTTTCTAAGTCGAAGAAAGAGTTGGAATACAAGGATATTTGGGATATCCTTAAAAAAGTACAAGTcaatattccactcattgaaCCTATTCGACAAATTCCTCGTTGTGCAAAGTTCTTAAAGGATTTGTGCATGAATAAGAAAAGATTAAAAGGGAATGAAGTcatgagtgtgggggagaatgcttcgccGTTCATTCtcaagaaactcccacctaaattaaAGGACCCCGGTAGTTTCACCATACCTTGCACAATCGGTAAAACAAGGTTTACTCGAGCTTTGCTAGATTTGGGAGCATCGATTAAT gttaatgAGATTGTATTCCCGACCGATTTCTATGTCTTAGACATGAATGATGAGAACTCTCCGAAGTCTACACCTTTGTTATTGGGTAGACCATTCTTAAGAACCGCTggaacgaagattgatgtccaaaATGGGACattgactatggagtttgatggtgcGGTCATCCACTTCAATATCTTTGAGACAATGATATACCCAAGTGATGTGAAGTCATGTTTTCCCATTAAAGAGATTGATGCGGGTTAA
- the LOC113324135 gene encoding uncharacterized protein LOC113324135 codes for MSSLANATGEIEHDIGIRINSMDAVTTEDRVENPFEDTRVFVEVQVRDRTHMYRSRNNIIIDLISGKCLEAKEKREPTTVKIFGINFADLFTSDVFSNCNLDPLLSLDSLENSPTELNFWNFFKHAVSRFGNKSAKLNLAEKKSVLILVVKIELLFIAYGGNVGKEIKMLKFRLRGSRSKNNKNICEKMGIVDYKDDHGEAAQVKSTSMLKTHYVKAFNKDNNGDEKEECVICLDEFKEGNNAMELYCGHVFHNQCVIKWINETEPQSVCPICRHPLNPFSFDT; via the coding sequence ATGTCGTCTCTAGCGAATGCAACTGGTGAAATCGAGCATGATATCGGTATACGTATAAATTCTATGGATGCAGTTACTACTGAAGATAGAGTAGAGAATCCATTTGAGGACACCCGAGTTTTTGTTGAAGTTCAAGTTAGGGATAGAACTCATATGTATCGATCGAGGAATAATATTATAATTGACCTTATCTCTGGAAAGTGTTTGGAAGCTAAAGAAAAACGTGAGCCTACAACTGTAAAAATATTTGGGATCAACTTTGCCGATTTGTTTACGTCAGATGTTTTCAGTAATTGCAATCTTGATCCACTCTTGTCTCTAGATAGTCTAGAAAACTCTCCCACCGAGCTTAATTTTTGGAATTTCTTTAAACACGCAGTATCTAGGTTTGGTAATAAAAGTGCTAAATTAAACCTTGCGGAAAAGAAAAGTGTGCTAATCCTAGTCGTCAAGATAGAGCTCTTGTTTATAGCATACGGCGGCAACGTGGGCAAAGAAATAAAAATGCTTAAGTTTCGTCTACGTGGTTCTCGCAGCAAAAACAATAAGAACATTTGTGAAAAGATGGGAATAGTTGATTACAAAGATGATCATGGAGAAGCTGCACAAGTGAAATCAACTTCAATGCTAAAGACACACTACGTAAAAGCTTTCAACAAGGACAACAACGGTGATGAGAAGGAAGAATGCGTGATTTGTTTAGATGAATTTAAAGAGGGGAATAATGCCATGGAGTTATACTGTGGGCATGTATTCCATAACCAATGTGTGATCAAATGGATCAACGAAACAGAACCACAGAGTGTTTGCCCAATTTGTAGGCATCCCTTAAATCCCTTTTCATTTGATACTTAA
- the LOC113321377 gene encoding uncharacterized protein LOC113321377 isoform X1 encodes MGTNPLHQEVYDMIQQDDWREILKWIKTSPMMIDLILKAPKGVMRDPLLHLLIAYDETNLALDVIAEMDTKDLRMKNFNNDTALHIAAAKGDQKVAKALLDRDVELHNMINSDGEIPLHRAALNGMKKMFYELYIPESNLMVRRSDGATILHCAVMGYHFELAAEIVVLAPDLIFARDELGLTVLHHMVSIPDAFPNGCYLGVLDSLLYRCIISEEKETAPQPQKKKLSYMDSMALSDLDDMSFMFHGDTDEENQEINHVPHEPQKVQENPRKTYGDGARPISEMDEDEEDSHRISVAPDDDDNATDQIKKRKRHHDERNSRRLFDSDIDSDKKVTLFRKFSKPLEKWIKRRVYHMMKKAKYWDNLIDLRKRHDSAVELLCTIAKNKEYWLSLSRGSAPSDHHGSSLALEQRKHDKSINKWMETPLTLAATMGLSELVKSIVLKHPASATYRGNEGKNLLHVAAESRQEKILEILELVKVQDPRVPYRLEMSKDDNSNTILHLAALGNNQPSSPLQMEKEFQWFERVRRILPKDLVNHRNKDGRTAKEVFTESHKNMVEDAKNQLRGTATSCCSALVSAVTFAAGFSIANDKDQKQQNLDRRTRIVLKIFSHAYMFGLSCTAIALVQFMALLMASYEEEDFRYSLPRQYRLALATLFTAMVAMVVAFGCNTYNSLSNELSPNWENYLFVSIEILIVPFICLIVMRCGGIKFRVKKI; translated from the exons ATGGGTACAAATCCACTACATCAAGAAGTATATGACATGATTCAGCAAGATGATTGGAGAGAGATCTTAAAATGGATTAAAACGTCACCTATGATGATCGATTTAATCTTAAAAGCACCCAAAGGGGTAATGAGAGATCCATTACTACATCTATTGATTGCATACGATGAGACAAATCTAGCATTAGATGTAATTGCAGAAATGGATACAAAAGACCTAAGGATGAAGAATTTTAATAATGACACAGCTCTACACATCGCAGCTGCTAAAGGAGACCAGAAAGTGGCAAAGGCCTTGCTTGACCGCGATGTTGAACTTCACAACATGATAAACTCTGACGGAGAGATCCCTCTACATAGAGCTGCCCTAAATGGAATGAAAAAAATGTTTTATGAACTTTACATTCCAGAAAGCAACTTAATGGTCAGAAGATCTGATGGGGCTACTATTTTACACTGTGCGGTCATGGGCTATCATTTTG AACTTGCAGCTGAAATAGTCGTATTGGCGCCAGACTTGATATTTGCACGAGATGAACTAGGTCTCACTGTACTTCACCACATGGTCTCTATTCCGGATGCCTTCCCCAATGGATGCTACTTGGGTGTGCTTGATTCACTGCTTTACAGAT GTATTATCTCCGAAGAGAAAGAAACTGCTCCCCAACCCCAAAAGAAGAAACTATCATATATGGATAGCATG GCACTATCGGACCTTGATGATATGTCCTTCATGTTTCATGGGGACACTGATGAAGAGAATCAAGAGATAAATCATGTTCCACATGAACCTCAAAAAGTCCAAGAAAATCCTCGCAAAACTTATG GGGATGGTGCCCGTCCAATTTCAGAAAtggacgaagacgaagaagacTCTCATCGTATCTCAGTTGCccctgatgatgatgataatgctaCCGatcaaataaagaaaagaaaaagacaccATGATGAG AGGAATTCAAGAAGACTTTTCGACAGCGACATTGATAGTGATAAGAAGGTCACTCTTTTCCGAAAATTCTCAAAGCCTTTAG AAAAATGGATAAAGCGTCGGGTCTACCACATGATGAAAAAAG CAAAATATTGGGATAACCTTATTGATCTAAGAAAGCGACATGACAGCGCAGTTGAATTGTTGTGTACTATTGCTAAGAACAAAGAATATTGGTTGTCGTTATCTCGTGGAAGTGCCCCTAGTGATCACCATGGAAGTTCTTTAGCCCTTGAACAAAGAAAGCATGACAAATCGATTAATAAGTGGATGGAGACTCCACTAACACTGGCTGCTACGATGGGTCTTAGTGAGTTGGTTAAATCAATCGTACTAAAGCATCCAGCATCAGCAACATATCGTGGAAATGAAGGAAAGAATCTGCTTCATGTAGCCGCTGAGagtcgtcaagaaaaaattcttGAGATCTTAGAGTTGGTAAAAGTACAGGACCCTAGAGTGCCTTATCGACTGGAAATGTCCAAGGATGACAATAGTAACACTATTCTGCACTTAGCTGCATTGGGAAACAATCAACCAAGCTCTCCTTTGCAGATGGAAAAAGAATTCCAATGGTTTGAG CGAGTGAGACGTATTTTGCCAAAGGATTTAGTGAACCACCGTAACAAGGATGGGAGGACAGCTAAGGAAGTATTCACAGAGAGCCATAAGAACATGGTGGAGGATGCAAAAAACCAATTAAGAGGCACTGCAACTTCTTGTTGCTCTGCGCTGGTGTCTGCCGTGACATTTGCAGCCGGTTTCTCCATTGCCAATGATAAGGACCAAAAGCAGCAAAATCTGGATCGCCGTACTAGGATCGTCTTAAAGATATTCTCTCACGCATATATGTTTGGGTTATCATGCACGGCCATTGCTCTAGTGCAATTTATGGCTCTTTTAATGGCTTCATATGAGGAAGAGGATTTTAGATACTCCTTACCTAGGCAGTACAGGCTCGCCTTAGCTACATTATTCACAGCAATGGTGGCCATGGTCGTAGCCTTCGGTTGCAATACCTACAACAGCTTATCTAATGAACTCAGTCCTAACTGGGAAAACTACCTATTTGTCTCCATTGAAATCCTCATTGTCCCGTTCATTTGTCTGATAGTGATGCGTTGTGGCGGCATCAAATTCCGCGTCAAAAAGATATAG
- the LOC113321377 gene encoding uncharacterized protein LOC113321377 isoform X2, whose amino-acid sequence MGTNPLHQEVYDMIQQDDWREILKWIKTSPMMIDLILKAPKGVMRDPLLHLLIAYDETNLALDVIAEMDTKDLRMKNFNNDTALHIAAAKGDQKVAKALLDRDVELHNMINSDGEIPLHRAALNGMKKMFYELYIPESNLMVRRSDGATILHCAVMGYHFELAAEIVVLAPDLIFARDELGLTVLHHMVSIPDAFPNGCYLGIISEEKETAPQPQKKKLSYMDSMALSDLDDMSFMFHGDTDEENQEINHVPHEPQKVQENPRKTYGDGARPISEMDEDEEDSHRISVAPDDDDNATDQIKKRKRHHDERNSRRLFDSDIDSDKKVTLFRKFSKPLEKWIKRRVYHMMKKAKYWDNLIDLRKRHDSAVELLCTIAKNKEYWLSLSRGSAPSDHHGSSLALEQRKHDKSINKWMETPLTLAATMGLSELVKSIVLKHPASATYRGNEGKNLLHVAAESRQEKILEILELVKVQDPRVPYRLEMSKDDNSNTILHLAALGNNQPSSPLQMEKEFQWFERVRRILPKDLVNHRNKDGRTAKEVFTESHKNMVEDAKNQLRGTATSCCSALVSAVTFAAGFSIANDKDQKQQNLDRRTRIVLKIFSHAYMFGLSCTAIALVQFMALLMASYEEEDFRYSLPRQYRLALATLFTAMVAMVVAFGCNTYNSLSNELSPNWENYLFVSIEILIVPFICLIVMRCGGIKFRVKKI is encoded by the exons ATGGGTACAAATCCACTACATCAAGAAGTATATGACATGATTCAGCAAGATGATTGGAGAGAGATCTTAAAATGGATTAAAACGTCACCTATGATGATCGATTTAATCTTAAAAGCACCCAAAGGGGTAATGAGAGATCCATTACTACATCTATTGATTGCATACGATGAGACAAATCTAGCATTAGATGTAATTGCAGAAATGGATACAAAAGACCTAAGGATGAAGAATTTTAATAATGACACAGCTCTACACATCGCAGCTGCTAAAGGAGACCAGAAAGTGGCAAAGGCCTTGCTTGACCGCGATGTTGAACTTCACAACATGATAAACTCTGACGGAGAGATCCCTCTACATAGAGCTGCCCTAAATGGAATGAAAAAAATGTTTTATGAACTTTACATTCCAGAAAGCAACTTAATGGTCAGAAGATCTGATGGGGCTACTATTTTACACTGTGCGGTCATGGGCTATCATTTTG AACTTGCAGCTGAAATAGTCGTATTGGCGCCAGACTTGATATTTGCACGAGATGAACTAGGTCTCACTGTACTTCACCACATGGTCTCTATTCCGGATGCCTTCCCCAATGGATGCTACTTGG GTATTATCTCCGAAGAGAAAGAAACTGCTCCCCAACCCCAAAAGAAGAAACTATCATATATGGATAGCATG GCACTATCGGACCTTGATGATATGTCCTTCATGTTTCATGGGGACACTGATGAAGAGAATCAAGAGATAAATCATGTTCCACATGAACCTCAAAAAGTCCAAGAAAATCCTCGCAAAACTTATG GGGATGGTGCCCGTCCAATTTCAGAAAtggacgaagacgaagaagacTCTCATCGTATCTCAGTTGCccctgatgatgatgataatgctaCCGatcaaataaagaaaagaaaaagacaccATGATGAG AGGAATTCAAGAAGACTTTTCGACAGCGACATTGATAGTGATAAGAAGGTCACTCTTTTCCGAAAATTCTCAAAGCCTTTAG AAAAATGGATAAAGCGTCGGGTCTACCACATGATGAAAAAAG CAAAATATTGGGATAACCTTATTGATCTAAGAAAGCGACATGACAGCGCAGTTGAATTGTTGTGTACTATTGCTAAGAACAAAGAATATTGGTTGTCGTTATCTCGTGGAAGTGCCCCTAGTGATCACCATGGAAGTTCTTTAGCCCTTGAACAAAGAAAGCATGACAAATCGATTAATAAGTGGATGGAGACTCCACTAACACTGGCTGCTACGATGGGTCTTAGTGAGTTGGTTAAATCAATCGTACTAAAGCATCCAGCATCAGCAACATATCGTGGAAATGAAGGAAAGAATCTGCTTCATGTAGCCGCTGAGagtcgtcaagaaaaaattcttGAGATCTTAGAGTTGGTAAAAGTACAGGACCCTAGAGTGCCTTATCGACTGGAAATGTCCAAGGATGACAATAGTAACACTATTCTGCACTTAGCTGCATTGGGAAACAATCAACCAAGCTCTCCTTTGCAGATGGAAAAAGAATTCCAATGGTTTGAG CGAGTGAGACGTATTTTGCCAAAGGATTTAGTGAACCACCGTAACAAGGATGGGAGGACAGCTAAGGAAGTATTCACAGAGAGCCATAAGAACATGGTGGAGGATGCAAAAAACCAATTAAGAGGCACTGCAACTTCTTGTTGCTCTGCGCTGGTGTCTGCCGTGACATTTGCAGCCGGTTTCTCCATTGCCAATGATAAGGACCAAAAGCAGCAAAATCTGGATCGCCGTACTAGGATCGTCTTAAAGATATTCTCTCACGCATATATGTTTGGGTTATCATGCACGGCCATTGCTCTAGTGCAATTTATGGCTCTTTTAATGGCTTCATATGAGGAAGAGGATTTTAGATACTCCTTACCTAGGCAGTACAGGCTCGCCTTAGCTACATTATTCACAGCAATGGTGGCCATGGTCGTAGCCTTCGGTTGCAATACCTACAACAGCTTATCTAATGAACTCAGTCCTAACTGGGAAAACTACCTATTTGTCTCCATTGAAATCCTCATTGTCCCGTTCATTTGTCTGATAGTGATGCGTTGTGGCGGCATCAAATTCCGCGTCAAAAAGATATAG